GTGAGTTCCTCGTTTCAATCGGATTTTTAAGGGCTTAGGGCATCCGCCCTCAGCGCGCTTCGGATTGGTTTCCGCCCAGCTTCGCTCGCTTTGCTCTCTGCAGCTGGTTCCCCGCGAAACCACCCCTCCGCTTGCACACCCGCTGTTCGCCACGAGGCAAGAGGTACAGCAGCGCGATGCTGCTGACCCCTTTAGGGGACAGAACTTAAAAGCGGAGAAAGCCTATGACTATCTGCACTCATACAGCCAGTTTCGACAATGCCCGCGCGATGCGGGAGGACGAAATGTTTAAAACTGCACCGTCTGTTTTTGCCCTCACTGCCCATGAAAGCCGCTCACACCGCTTTCAGCCAATCCCGACAATCGAAATCCTGCGTGCCCTCACCAAAGAGGGCTTTGTGCCGGTCGGAGCAAAGCAATCGCGCAGTCGGATTGAAGGCAAAGCCGAGTTTACCAAACACCTCATTCGCCTGCGCCGTATCGATGACGGTAATAGCTACAGCGTCGGTGACAATATCTGTGAAATCCTTCTCAAGAACGCCAATGACGGAACAAGCGCTTATGAATTGATGGCAGGGCTGTTTCGCATTCGCTGCATGAATTCACTTGTGGCCCAAGTGGGCACAATTGAAGCGATCAAGGTTCGCCATTCAGGCGATGTGACGGGCAAGGTGATAGAGGGCACATATAGCGTATTAAATGAAGCCGAAAAGGTTCTCGCCGCCCCGCAGGACTGGTCAGCTATTCATTTGAACCGAGATGAGCAGGCGATCTTTGCCGATGCCGCCCACATGCTGCGTTTTGGCAATGCAGAGGGCGTAACCCATACACCCATCAAACCCGCTCAACTTCTCATCCCGCGCCGCCATGATGACAAGGCAAACGATCTGTGGACGGTTTTTAACACTGTGCAAGAAAACTGCTTAAAGGGCGGATTACGTGGCATTAGCCGTGACGCATGCGGCCGCCCGCGCCGTGTGAAGTCCCGTGCTGTTAATGGCATCGATCAGGATATCAGGCTGAACAAAGCACTGTGGACGCTGTCGCAGAAGATGGCGGAGCTCAAAGCGTAACAGCAAGCAAGACGGCCGCAGGCAACGAAGGCCCGTCAGAAATGCCCGATGCGCCCCAATGCACGCAATCGGCACCATCGCAAATTTCGTATTTGAAAGTGAGAGCAGCAGCACTGAGCCAGCCAGTGCTATCGTGGAGGATGAGCCACCGCGACCGAGGCAACGGCTTTGCTTTCAATTCGGAGGCTAATACAATGTGGTTTATACCACTGAGTGTTACCCTTACTTTGAAAAAAACCCGGACCAGCTGGTTACTGACGATCCGGGTCAATTTCATTAAGTAAGGAAACGGAAGGCAGTGTTAAAGCTGCCTTCCACTCCGGAAACAGTCTAACAAAATCGAG
This genomic stretch from Ochrobactrum sp. BTU1 harbors:
- a CDS encoding DUF945 domain-containing protein; protein product: MTICTHTASFDNARAMREDEMFKTAPSVFALTAHESRSHRFQPIPTIEILRALTKEGFVPVGAKQSRSRIEGKAEFTKHLIRLRRIDDGNSYSVGDNICEILLKNANDGTSAYELMAGLFRIRCMNSLVAQVGTIEAIKVRHSGDVTGKVIEGTYSVLNEAEKVLAAPQDWSAIHLNRDEQAIFADAAHMLRFGNAEGVTHTPIKPAQLLIPRRHDDKANDLWTVFNTVQENCLKGGLRGISRDACGRPRRVKSRAVNGIDQDIRLNKALWTLSQKMAELKA